The Theileria annulata chromosome 3, complete sequence, *** SEQUENCING IN PROGRESS *** genome has a segment encoding these proteins:
- a CDS encoding uncharacterized protein (note;~Tap-24g11.q1c.C.cand.135 - score = 23.35;~Signal peptide predicted for TA03770 by SignalP 2.0 HMM (Signal peptide probability 0.777, signal anchor probability 0.000) with cleavage site probability 0.761 between residues 18 and 19), translating into MSILKLDLVFLFSNPVIANPLESLHFKVLESLLKHILLNKPVSEFEISFFRLRFLNTSQLNEAFETLEKVCELVGLSLSDISLKFEDEDLLKVPESPSVTIKSSRLISESVSNVNIEPKSEFELEMCSMFLNTLKYKQLFDSYGVDGYSNILIHGTNSGNIFIDWFKSVQEKVNFDSEGNECLRTLQLSVIRFSEILMPYFGESEQKLRFLFDFAIENARDGVLCICLEGLHNFTNSKDSSGDLDRRILSTLLLLLDGVSKKTPVSDVSIIVVASTEDDPAKLDEALLRPGRLDRIFQLVNHN; encoded by the exons ATGTCTATTTTGAAGTTAGATTTGGTGTTTTTGTTCTCAAACCCTGTTATCGCAAACCCTTTGGAATCACTCCATTTTAAGGTGCTGGAATCACTTTTGAAGCACATTTTACTCAATAAACCAGTTTCCGAGTTTGAAATTTCCTTTTTCAGGCTCAGATTCCTCAACACATCTCAGTTAAATGAAGCTTTTGAGACACTTGAGAAGGTTTGCGAGTTGGTTGGTCTAAGTTTGTCAGATATTTCGTTGAAATTCG AAGATGAGGATTTACTTAAAGTTCCTGAATCTCCTAGTGTAACTATAAAAAGCTCTAGACTTATATCCGAGAGTGTATCCAATGTTAATATTGAACCTAAATCAGAGTTTGAACTTGAAATGTGTTCCATGTTCCTAAATACTCTCAAGTATAAACAACTATTTGATTCTTACGGAGTTGATGGGTACAGTAATATACTAATTCACGGCACTAATTCCGGGAACATTTTCATTGACTGGTTCAAGTCTGTGCAGGAAAAGGTTAATTTTGACTCTGAAGGGAACGAATGCTTGAGGACTTTGCAACTGAGCGTGATTAGGTTTTCTGAGATTCTGATGCCGTACTTTGGAGAAAGTGAGCAGAAGCTAAGGTTTTTATTTGATTTCGCAATTGAAAACGCCCGTGACGGCGTGTTGTGTATATGTCTCGAAGGGCTCCATAACTTCACAAACTCAAAGGACTCTTCAGGTGATTTGGACCGGAGGATTCTATCAACTCTTTTACTGCTTCTCGATGGAGTTAGCAAGAAGACGCCAGTTTCAGACGTCTCAATCATCGTCGTTGCGTCCACTGAAGACGATCCTGCCAAACTTGATGAAGCACTTCTGAGACCAGGAAGACTAGACCGTATCTTCCAACTTGTTAATCATAATTAG
- a CDS encoding uncharacterized protein (note;~Tap-24g11.q1c.C.cand.134 - score = 43.67;~Apicoplast targetting peptide predicted by the PlasmoAP tool;~1 probable transmembrane helix predicted for TA03775 by TMHMM2.0 at aa 2-20;~Signal peptide predicted for TA03775 by SignalP 2.0 HMM (Signal peptide probability 0.933, signal anchor probability 0.011) with cleavage site probability 0.655 between residues 17 and 18): protein MFVFFIFIIYIALVIDGFVLESRVGNFTPTHINKELKLPNYTQKLVLLYSKNDENKLESNKETENNKELESKDELENNKELKHNKELKKSKNDEYELVEFIKTTPSGDEGQETKFMVSRRLWKLLTALLAYRSKFGDYKIESDFEFKKSEKDHLSGYKLGKNLGHLIRLINLQQKGSSYIKIYREKLRRKNRDFLDSDLLEAPKLLWLLGFSTRSYVQESKFRQKLTGRDNLITSKASRLSSVNRTHLKDGDYDSISPDNIERITKVKKIVLENMLLNKQRMREQMPFKYPQILPEPTNKAIPKPDILRKIVNEILDKNRATCPLIKRDTRAETEGAYHYAFFHWTFEQVLQALVLFNDMYYDYNKELLIKSESTGEEFNPITFNTLKSGFRVPENENWPPELHGMPLGLFVEKFRVGDIDAKEHWLRRPILDHIGFNWGDGINYLTFTWDKLEKGLIWYINFRGFPIKSMGPDLLIPKTTTVAKFYKPEEIQGMKIGRLVYMALNQIQMIKRFHRHRYNFLDRMGLVLIPNPELDIGYKPVPHIKFNKYRSHLMVSPDKKYLFDDVNEPPDYLKDSVTKVLDKNYECPI, encoded by the exons ATGTTTGtgttttttatatttattatatatatcgCATTGGTAATTGATGGTTTTGTACTGGAATCTAGAGTTGGAAATTTTACACCGACACACATTAATAaggaattaaaattaccaaattATACACAAAAACTTGTTTTATTGTATAGtaaaaatgatgaaaataagTTGGAATCCAATAAAGAAACAGAAAATAATAAGGAATTGGAATCCAAGGATGaattggaaaataataaagaattaaaacataataaagaattaaaaaagagtaaaaatgatgaatatgaattagtggaatttataaaaacaaCACCTAGTGGAGATGAAGGCCAAGAGACGAAATTTATGGTATCCAGAAGGCTATGGAAACTCCTAACAGCACTTTTAGCATACAGA AGCAAATTTGGAGATTACAAAATTGAAAGTGATTTCGAGTTCAAAAAGTCCGAAAAGGATCATTTATCAGGGTATAAACTTGGAAAAAATCTAGGACATTTGATCCGCCTAATTAACCTACAGCAAAAAGGTTCAAGCTACATTAAAATCTATAGAGAAAAGTTAAGGAGAAAGAATAGGGACTTTTTAGACTCTGATTTACTTGAAGCGCCAAAATTACTATGGCTCTTAGGTTTCTCGACGAGAAGTTACGTCCAGGAAAGTAAATTTCGACAAAAACTAACAG GAAGAGATAACCTTATTACGTCTAAAGCGTCAAGATTGTCATCAGTTAACAGGACACATTTAAAGGATGGTGATTATGATTCCATATCTCCAGACAACATTGAGCGTATCACTAAGGTGAAGAAGATAGTGCTGGAGAATATGTTGCTGAATAAACAGCGTATGAGGGAACAGATGCCGTTTAAGTACCCTCAAATTCTTCCTGAACCTACCAATAAAGCTATACCAAAGCCTGATATACTAAGGAAAATAGTAAACGAAATCCTAGACAAAAACAGAGCTACATGTCCACTCATTAAACGAGATACTAGAGCTGAAACTGAAGGAGCATATCATTACGCATTTTTTCATTGGACATTTGAACAAGTTTTACAAGCACTCGTTCTTTTCAAT GATATGTATTATGATTATAATAAGGAGTTGTTGATAAAGAGTGAGAGTACTGGAGAAGAGTTTAATCCTATAACATTTAATACTTTAAAGAGTGGTTTTAGGGTTCCTGAGAATGAAAATTGGCCTCCTGAACTCCATGGAATGCCCTTGGGTCTTTTTGTGGAAAAGTTCAGAGTAGGTGATATTGACGCTAAGGAGCATTGGCTTCGAAGACCAATTCTGGACCATATTGGATTCAACTGGGGAGATGGCATCAATTACCTAACCTTCACTTGGGATAAGCTTGAAAAGGGGTTGATTTGGTACATTAACTTCAGAGGTTTCCCAATCAAGAGTATGGGTCCGGATTTACTCATACCCAAAACTACAACAGTAGCCAAATTCTACAAGCCAGAAGAAATACAA GGGATGAAGATAGGAAGATTAGTTTACATGGCACTGAACCAGATTCAGATGATTAAGCGGTTTCATAGGCATAGATACAACTTTTTGGACCGAATGGGCCTTGTTCTAATTCCGAATCCTGAACTTGATATCGGATACAAACCAGTTCCacacattaaatttaataaatacaGAAGTCATCTCATGGTATCTCcagataaaaaatacctttTCGATGATGTTAATGAACCACCAGACTACTTAAAAGATAGCGTCACTAAAGTattagataaaaattaCGAATGTCCTATCTAA